TAGTATATTGAGGTAGCGTCGTGCATCTTCATTGTCAAGTAAACTATGTATGCTAAGCTCTTGCTTATTTTGTGAAAGTATTACCTGAAATGGAAAATAAACAATAAGCAGTATAGTAGAAAGAACCAATAAACCTCCTAAATCTGTATCATACACTGTCTTATAATAGACCATCCACAAGTACATTGGAGTAAGTAAGAGAAAGAAGGTTCCTTGCGCTATGGCTACTTTACTTATCCCATCATTTAGCATTTTATTAATCATATATATTTCACCTTTTTAGCATAAGTCTATGTAGAACTAATTAAAAGAAAATTTTAACATAATGAATTTATTTTTTTAACGTTGGATTTATATGGGCTATTTTTTTGCATGTAGTGTAACAAATAGTAACTATAATAGTTAAACACGGATGTAAAGTTATAGGTTCTTTTCCGAATGCTATTATTTATTGATCTATTAAACTGGGTTATAGCTGTGGCAATATTTACTATACTTCCATATGGGAATAAAACTATTTTTTGTATAATAAAAAATCATAAAATAGCACCCTCTTATATCAATCTGAAAAAATGTACTAAATAATCACGACATAACCTGTCATTGTAGCTTCCTATACTTTCTTAATAACAAACATGGAGGTTCCCAATGGAATTTGTAAAAGCTAAACCAAACGAGTATCTTGTAGTTGCCAAATCAGGTAAAATTAAAAATTTAGGTGTTGCAAGAAGTGCAATGATATGGCCCGGTCAATCGTTTATAATGATACCAAGTACTCAGATTGAGGCACAGTTTGCTATGACACAAGAGTCTAAGGATGGCATTCCCCTTCGTTTTAAAGGTATTGTTATCTATCATGTAGAAAATCCAGAGATAGTCGCACAACGTTTTGATTTTTCTGAGAACAAAGGTCTTACAGACATCAACAATCTTATAGCAAATGTGTCACTTGGTGAACTTCGTGATAAAGTTTCTCATATGGATATGGATGCATGTATAGACGAGCGTAAAACTACACTTACTGATGCTATTGTCAACGAACTAAGTGTAATCGCACAAACATGGGGAATTGCTATTAATGTGGTTCAGGTAGCACAGGTGTTTATTGTAGAAGATGAGATACGAAAACAGCTTGAGGCTGAAGTTCGTAATCAGCTAAGAGCAAATAGTGAACTTTCTGATATTAAAACCGAAGAGGCAATTGAGCGAGAAAGTTCAGCTTCAGAACTCCGACTTAAAAAAGAGGAGTTTGAAAATCAGAAGGAGCGTATGAACATTGAGTTGGAACGTAAAAATCTTGAGCGTGAGCATAAACAAAAGGATATAGCATTAGTTACACCGCATAAGATATTTGAAGCAGAGCAGGATATGTTGGTTATGACGAAGATGATAGATGTATATGAGTTCAAAGCGAAGATGAATCTGCTAAAAGCAAAATCAATGCTCGTCGAAGAAATAGAACAAAATAAAATACGCAAAGATATGCTGCCTCTTGAGCAGGTGCCTCAAATTGCTGATTCTGTTTCTCGCATGTTTAATGGTGCAAATCTAAGTTTTTATAATGATTCGTCACAGTTAATGTCAGGCGTTGCTCCAATGATAGATATGGTTGCAAGAGCTTTGAAACAAAAAGAAGATATAGATTAAGAAGCTAAACAATAGTGAATACTTACTTTTACTATTTCTTCATACCCATATTTACAATTTTAATATGGGTGGCTGTCACAACGAATAAGATACATCATCACTTTAACTTATTGAAGGTATATTATAGATTCATTATTTCAAACACAGCAAGCTTATAAAAAATTGCTATAATATATAAAAAAATAATATTAATAAGGAAATATACTAGATGGCTAGTGGCTTTTTTGCGGTATTTAATGATATTGCTATTTTACTAGATGATGCAGCTACAATGAGTAAAGTAGCAACAAAAAAAACAGTAGGTATATTGAGTGATGATCTTGCTGTAAGTGCGCAAAAGGCATCAGGGTTTTGCGCTTCAAGGGAGCTTCCTGTTTTATGGGCAATAACAAAAGGTTCTTTTAAAAATAAACTTATAATTTTACCTCTTGCTTTTTTGCTGAGTGCCTTTGTTCCATGGATTATAGTGCCTATTTTAATGTTAGGTGGAGTGTATTTGGCTTATGAAGGTGTTGAAAAGATACATGAATATTTTTACCCACATATACATGTTAAAAAGAGTAGGGAAGTACTCTCTGAAGAAGAGATTTTGAAAGTTGAAGCTAGCAAAATAAAGTCAGCAATCTTAACAGACTTTATCCTTTCTATAGAAATTATAATAATAGCGCTTGGATCAGTTATAAAACAAACTTTGCCTGTTCAGATAATATCAGTTACTGTTGTGGCGATATTGGCAACTATAGGTGTATATGGTGTAGTGGCTCTGTTGGTTAGGATGGATGACTTTGGATTCAAGTTAATTGAGATATCAGATGAGAAAAATAAGTTGCTTGGAAAAGTTGGAGAGCTTTTAGTTCAAGGGCTTCCAAAAATAATCAAATTTTTAACATTTATTGGAACAATAGCTATGCTTCTGGTCGCTGGCGGAATATTTCTTCACAATGTTCATCAATTACATGATATGCTTCATGCATTGCCAAGTATACTTCCAGACTTACTTGTAGGTTTAATTGTCGGAACAATAGCATTAATAGTAGAAAAAACATTTAAAAAATTAAAGGGAAGTTACTAGCCTTATTTGCAACTTGTTTGATTATAAAAATAGTGATAGGCTTGTAGCCAATTTAGATGGGTTGAGATGACCCTATTAATCACAAAGGCTATATAGTAACAAGTGCAAGTGTTAAGGCAAGATATGACTTTTCAAA
The sequence above is drawn from the Candidatus Sulfurimonas baltica genome and encodes:
- a CDS encoding DUF808 domain-containing protein, producing MASGFFAVFNDIAILLDDAATMSKVATKKTVGILSDDLAVSAQKASGFCASRELPVLWAITKGSFKNKLIILPLAFLLSAFVPWIIVPILMLGGVYLAYEGVEKIHEYFYPHIHVKKSREVLSEEEILKVEASKIKSAILTDFILSIEIIIIALGSVIKQTLPVQIISVTVVAILATIGVYGVVALLVRMDDFGFKLIEISDEKNKLLGKVGELLVQGLPKIIKFLTFIGTIAMLLVAGGIFLHNVHQLHDMLHALPSILPDLLVGLIVGTIALIVEKTFKKLKGSY
- a CDS encoding SPFH domain-containing protein, whose product is MEFVKAKPNEYLVVAKSGKIKNLGVARSAMIWPGQSFIMIPSTQIEAQFAMTQESKDGIPLRFKGIVIYHVENPEIVAQRFDFSENKGLTDINNLIANVSLGELRDKVSHMDMDACIDERKTTLTDAIVNELSVIAQTWGIAINVVQVAQVFIVEDEIRKQLEAEVRNQLRANSELSDIKTEEAIERESSASELRLKKEEFENQKERMNIELERKNLEREHKQKDIALVTPHKIFEAEQDMLVMTKMIDVYEFKAKMNLLKAKSMLVEEIEQNKIRKDMLPLEQVPQIADSVSRMFNGANLSFYNDSSQLMSGVAPMIDMVARALKQKEDID